A window from Chitinophagales bacterium encodes these proteins:
- the rpiB gene encoding ribose 5-phosphate isomerase B yields MQAVFNNELPVAIGGDHAGFEYKSILIEALKKAGWQVEDKGTYSTESTDYPDYAHPLAEMVEQGKAAAGILICGSGNGVCMSANKHQGIRAALCWNVELAQLARQHNNANVLCIPARFVSVELAEEMMNAFLSTPFEGGRHERRVEKISCS; encoded by the coding sequence ATGCAAGCAGTTTTTAACAATGAATTACCTGTTGCTATAGGCGGCGATCATGCAGGTTTCGAGTATAAATCAATATTAATAGAGGCACTGAAAAAAGCCGGCTGGCAGGTAGAGGATAAAGGTACCTACAGTACTGAAAGTACTGACTATCCTGACTATGCGCATCCGCTGGCAGAAATGGTAGAACAGGGGAAAGCAGCCGCAGGTATCCTGATATGTGGCAGTGGAAATGGAGTATGTATGTCAGCCAACAAACACCAGGGTATACGCGCAGCACTATGCTGGAATGTAGAACTGGCACAGCTGGCCCGCCAGCATAACAATGCTAATGTACTTTGCATACCGGCACGTTTTGTATCTGTTGAGCTGGCAGAAGAAATGATGAATGCATTCCTCAGTACACCGTTTGAAGGTGGCCGCCATGAAAGAAGGGTAGAAAAGATCAGTTGCTCTTAG
- a CDS encoding T9SS type A sorting domain-containing protein: protein MNFKSTLSILAVAISLQANAQSWVADSVEMGANYKDDIFYDLSNGNDYSATADNWDIAFQMTVFGDPMFNATVRANHIKRDVQVYSLHKQASTSFGTLTASDTVVTQSNQLVNIDTSWGTGAFTNNRGSNPFDYGWGAYNSTTHFLDGDSLYLVKANGVFYQLWLKQYVSFGSPGSVGYKFRVALWDGTGDRSDSVMRVSPYDDRLFAYYDLATGTIIDREPARKNWHLLFKQYQKNGQPGGQNPNKLQAYTGVLVNDHVKVAKITGVSPNNINSGNYTSSLSALSVETNTIGDDWKTFNGGTFMYELDTNTSFIIAPDTAGGKQTYYHLRFTRFDGGFAPNTGKVIFETRVLGMISVGVNDVTGVSKAQYSIYPNPSATEVNIVVDAKEAVANTMMVVTDITGKVMQQSRVNITKGLNAYKLDVAAYPAGTYIVTVANSNWSVSDKVSVQH from the coding sequence ATGAACTTTAAGTCTACACTGAGTATTCTTGCCGTAGCAATCAGCTTACAGGCAAACGCACAATCCTGGGTCGCTGACTCCGTGGAAATGGGTGCTAACTACAAAGATGATATATTTTATGACCTGTCTAACGGGAATGACTATTCTGCTACCGCAGACAACTGGGATATTGCGTTCCAGATGACCGTTTTCGGCGATCCGATGTTTAATGCTACTGTTCGTGCCAATCACATCAAACGCGATGTACAGGTTTATTCGCTGCACAAGCAAGCAAGCACAAGCTTTGGCACACTTACAGCCAGCGATACTGTGGTAACACAGAGTAACCAGCTTGTAAATATTGACACCAGCTGGGGTACCGGTGCTTTTACCAACAACAGGGGTTCTAATCCTTTTGATTACGGATGGGGTGCATATAACTCAACTACCCACTTTTTGGATGGCGACTCGTTGTACCTGGTTAAGGCCAACGGTGTTTTTTACCAATTGTGGCTGAAACAATATGTTAGCTTCGGCTCTCCTGGCTCTGTAGGGTACAAGTTCAGGGTGGCTCTTTGGGATGGCACAGGCGATCGCTCAGACAGTGTAATGAGGGTGAGCCCTTATGATGACCGTCTTTTTGCCTATTACGACCTGGCTACCGGTACTATAATAGACAGGGAACCTGCTCGCAAAAACTGGCACCTGTTGTTCAAACAATACCAGAAGAATGGTCAACCGGGCGGACAGAATCCTAACAAATTGCAGGCTTATACCGGCGTACTGGTAAATGACCATGTAAAAGTGGCTAAGATCACAGGTGTATCTCCTAACAATATCAACAGCGGCAACTACACGTCTTCACTTTCCGCATTGTCAGTAGAGACCAACACCATTGGTGACGACTGGAAAACATTCAATGGCGGAACGTTCATGTACGAGTTGGATACTAATACCAGCTTCATCATAGCTCCTGATACTGCGGGTGGAAAGCAAACATACTACCACTTGCGTTTCACCAGGTTCGATGGTGGTTTTGCGCCTAACACAGGTAAAGTGATATTTGAGACAAGGGTACTGGGTATGATAAGTGTAGGTGTAAATGATGTTACAGGAGTAAGTAAAGCTCAATACAGCATTTACCCCAACCCATCTGCAACAGAAGTGAACATTGTGGTAGATGCAAAAGAAGCAGTTGCTAATACCATGATGGTAGTGACAGATATTACAGGTAAAGTAATGCAGCAGAGCCGCGTGAACATTACCAAAGGGTTGAATGCTTACAAACTGGATGTGGCTGCATACCCTGCAGGCACCTATATAGTAACTGTTGCTAACAGCAACTGGAGCGTAAGTGATAAGGTTTCTGTACAGCACTAA
- a CDS encoding TonB-dependent receptor, with protein sequence MKRICYLLGFMFCSFAVAAQSISVQLVDKNNGNTIPFAYINMMSAVTNAVMNTVQTDENGNATLIPEQYPFSIEINALGFESVKKTFPTSPAANRLTIYMSKKFSSLNEVVITGLNTPMKQKDALSMYKIITKEQIQAQGAVTLNEVMKNQLNVRVDNDNILGSSMRMQGMSGDKVKILIDGLPLNGREGGNINLSQINMNNVDRIEIIQGPMSVVYGTDALGGIINIITKTETKPFSVNVGAYYETIGRYTYDASITKRINKRNQITLGGGSNAFQGWKPISQYKIYNEDTLLYQRSFLFKPNTQYLGNFAYSYVAPSGFNVHFASDYLNEHVTNKGNLETWDPFNGAYAYDEYYNTQRSMNRLSLSGKLGKKGTWQSQNGYMLYYRTRNNYKKDMVTLTQELNPQQGSQDTSSFSDVYARGSYSNSLNRFSYTVGYDINLQYAYSLKINGNNKTIQDYAAYTNLSYELLKDKLKVQGGLRGSLNSLYNPPVIPSVNLLYTPVKKIQVRASYAEGYRAPSLKEMYLSFIDLNHHILGNENLKAESSQHFQLSTSYQAYEKENDYLQLILTGYYNNVFNGITLAPTHPEDSTSIDYTYANLSHQTNTIASVQADGQYSRLHYQVGYSYNYTFAEPGSYAAFSASEATATIQYAWKRPGLNVNVFYKLSGKQPFLQSNIDGSASFNGVQKAFQLCDISLEKKFFDRKLQVVAGVKNVFDFQQATVSGRVSSGTHGGGTSSFLPRSFFTSVRFSIN encoded by the coding sequence TTGAAAAGGATCTGCTATTTGCTGGGATTTATGTTTTGTTCTTTTGCTGTTGCTGCACAATCAATCAGTGTACAACTGGTAGACAAGAACAATGGCAACACCATACCTTTCGCTTATATAAACATGATGTCTGCCGTAACAAATGCTGTAATGAATACTGTGCAGACTGACGAAAATGGCAATGCAACACTGATACCCGAGCAATATCCTTTTTCCATTGAAATAAATGCGCTGGGTTTTGAATCTGTAAAGAAAACATTCCCCACTTCGCCCGCTGCTAACCGCCTGACCATTTACATGAGCAAAAAGTTCTCTTCGCTGAATGAAGTTGTGATCACAGGGTTGAATACCCCGATGAAACAGAAGGATGCTTTGTCGATGTATAAGATCATTACGAAAGAACAGATACAGGCACAGGGTGCCGTTACACTGAACGAGGTAATGAAGAACCAATTGAATGTTCGAGTAGACAACGATAACATCCTGGGCTCGAGCATGAGGATGCAGGGTATGAGTGGCGATAAAGTAAAAATACTTATAGATGGGCTACCACTCAACGGACGTGAGGGCGGTAACATCAACCTGAGCCAGATCAACATGAACAATGTGGACCGTATTGAGATCATACAAGGGCCTATGAGTGTTGTTTATGGTACCGATGCGCTGGGTGGCATCATCAACATCATTACCAAAACCGAGACCAAACCATTTTCTGTAAATGTGGGTGCCTACTACGAAACGATAGGCAGGTATACTTACGATGCCTCTATTACCAAACGCATTAACAAAAGGAACCAGATCACGCTCGGTGGCGGCTCTAATGCCTTCCAGGGCTGGAAGCCAATTTCACAATACAAAATATATAACGAAGATACTTTGTTGTATCAGCGTAGTTTTCTTTTCAAGCCCAACACACAATATTTAGGCAACTTTGCTTATTCATATGTAGCGCCTTCGGGGTTCAACGTCCATTTTGCCAGCGATTATCTGAATGAGCACGTGACCAACAAAGGTAATCTCGAAACATGGGACCCATTCAATGGTGCTTATGCGTATGATGAATATTATAATACTCAAAGATCAATGAACCGCCTGTCATTAAGCGGCAAACTGGGCAAAAAAGGTACATGGCAAAGCCAGAATGGCTATATGTTGTATTACCGTACCCGCAACAACTATAAAAAGGACATGGTGACCCTGACACAGGAACTCAATCCTCAGCAGGGCTCACAAGACACTTCATCATTCAGTGATGTGTATGCGCGTGGTAGCTATAGCAACAGCCTTAACAGGTTTTCTTATACCGTCGGTTACGACATCAACCTGCAATATGCCTACAGTCTGAAAATAAATGGTAACAACAAGACCATACAAGATTACGCAGCTTACACCAACTTGTCGTATGAGCTGCTGAAAGACAAATTGAAAGTACAAGGTGGCTTAAGAGGCTCCCTTAACTCATTGTATAATCCACCCGTTATTCCAAGCGTGAACCTGCTGTATACACCCGTAAAAAAAATACAGGTACGTGCATCTTATGCCGAAGGATACAGGGCACCGTCATTGAAAGAAATGTACCTGAGCTTTATAGACCTGAACCACCACATACTGGGTAATGAGAACCTGAAAGCAGAAAGCAGTCAGCATTTCCAACTTTCTACGTCATACCAGGCATATGAAAAAGAAAACGACTACCTGCAACTTATACTCACCGGCTACTATAACAATGTATTTAATGGCATAACGCTGGCACCCACACACCCCGAAGATTCTACCAGCATCGACTACACTTATGCCAACCTGTCTCACCAGACCAATACGATCGCATCGGTACAGGCAGATGGACAATACAGCAGGTTGCACTACCAGGTAGGCTATTCATACAATTACACCTTTGCAGAGCCCGGCAGCTATGCTGCTTTTTCGGCCAGCGAAGCTACCGCTACTATACAATATGCCTGGAAGAGGCCCGGACTGAATGTAAATGTCTTTTATAAGCTCAGTGGCAAACAACCATTCCTGCAATCAAATATCGATGGCAGTGCATCCTTCAACGGAGTACAAAAAGCATTTCAGTTATGCGATATATCGCTGGAAAAGAAATTCTTCGACCGCAAGTTGCAGGTTGTAGCAGGCGTTAAGAATGTGTTTGACTTTCAGCAGGCTACGGTGAGCGGCAGGGTATCATCGGGCACACACGGTGGCGGCACCTCCAGCTTCCTACCCAGGAGTTTCTTCACTTCGGTAAGGTTCTCAATTAATTAA
- a CDS encoding aspartate-semialdehyde dehydrogenase, with protein MRVAVVGATGLVGSTILKIMEERNFPVTELIPVASQKSVGNKVQFGGKEWTVVSADTAIEMKPALAIFSAGGATSLELAPKFAEAGCRVVDNSSAWRMDPTKKLVVPEVNAHDLTKDDMIIANPNCSTIQMVMALKPLHDQYRIKRVVVSTYQSVSGSGQKAVSEMEAQRNGSTEHQVYPHIIDKNVIPQIDVFQDNGYTKEEMKMVLETNKIMGDNTIKVTATTVRVPVSGGHSESVNIEFHHDFDEHKVKQLLSDFPGVIVVDNPEMNSYPMPLDAAGKDEVFVGRIRRDYSQPNTLNCWIVADNLRKGAATNAVQIAKVLHNNGWI; from the coding sequence ATGCGTGTAGCAGTAGTCGGCGCCACAGGGCTTGTGGGCAGCACCATTCTGAAGATCATGGAGGAAAGGAATTTTCCGGTAACAGAACTGATACCTGTGGCTTCTCAGAAGTCGGTAGGCAATAAGGTGCAATTTGGAGGTAAAGAATGGACAGTGGTATCGGCCGATACGGCTATTGAAATGAAGCCGGCACTGGCTATATTCTCCGCGGGCGGGGCTACTTCGCTGGAACTGGCACCAAAATTCGCTGAGGCTGGTTGCCGGGTAGTAGACAATTCATCGGCATGGCGCATGGACCCTACCAAAAAACTGGTAGTACCTGAAGTGAATGCGCATGACCTGACAAAAGATGATATGATCATAGCGAACCCGAACTGCTCTACTATACAAATGGTCATGGCTTTGAAACCGCTGCACGACCAGTACCGCATAAAACGCGTGGTAGTAAGTACCTACCAATCCGTTTCCGGTAGCGGTCAAAAAGCAGTAAGTGAGATGGAAGCTCAACGCAATGGCAGTACTGAGCACCAGGTCTACCCGCACATAATAGACAAAAATGTCATCCCGCAGATAGATGTTTTCCAGGACAACGGCTATACCAAAGAAGAGATGAAGATGGTGCTGGAAACCAACAAGATAATGGGCGACAACACCATAAAAGTAACTGCTACCACTGTAAGGGTGCCTGTAAGCGGAGGCCACAGCGAAAGCGTGAATATTGAGTTTCATCATGATTTTGACGAGCATAAGGTAAAACAATTGCTATCGGACTTCCCGGGAGTAATAGTAGTAGACAACCCGGAAATGAACAGCTACCCAATGCCATTGGACGCTGCCGGCAAAGACGAAGTATTCGTTGGCCGTATCCGCAGGGACTACTCACAGCCAAATACCCTGAACTGCTGGATAGTGGCAGATAATCTGCGTAAGGGAGCCGCCACCAATGCAGTACAAATAGCCAAAGTATTGCACAACAACGGCTGGATATAA